In Oncorhynchus gorbuscha isolate QuinsamMale2020 ecotype Even-year linkage group LG03, OgorEven_v1.0, whole genome shotgun sequence, the DNA window GCTCTGTGTCCACAGTTCCAGAAGGAGCGCTTTAAGATCGACATGCCGCATCGCTTCAAGAGCCACAACTACATGAGCCCTACCTTCTGTGACCACTGTGGCAGTATGCTGTGGGGAATGGTCAAGCAGGGCATCAAGTGTCAAGGTGGGTGTGAtgccccttctctctcattccctctgtctctttccaacTATCTTCAATACATGCAATCTGTTAGCTCTGGccctctatctctttccctctccgtcTTTCACAACCAGTGTCttactcttctctcctttctcctgccAGATTGTTCCATGAACATCCATCACAAGTGTCAGAAGAAAGTGGGCAATCTCTGTGGAATCAACCAGAAACTTCTGTCTGAGGCCCTCAaccaagttagccaggtgtgaaAGGCAGGGATATGCACTTGGTCATACCCACATTCACACATATGAATGTGTTTTTTAGAATCATTAATGCACATTCATAAACCTATTGTAATGGCATTTTTACCCCCTCAGAAATCCATAAGTAGGTCTGAATCCAACAAATCCGAGTCAACGGACGTTGGAATCTACCAGGACTTCAACAAAAGCCCAGGAGCGGACCCTAGTGGTGAGTAAGCTGTCACTGTTGCAGCTGAGAGCAAGGTATtctgcattataaactgggtggttcgggtcatgaatgctgattggctgacagccgtggtatatcagaccatatacaaCGGGTATGACAACATGTATTTTtattgctctaattacattggtaaccagtttatgatagcaataaggaacctcaggggtttgtggtatatgaccaatataccacggttaagggctgtatccaggcactccatgttgtgtcgtgcataagaacagcccttagctgtggtattttggccatataccacacccactCCTCATGCCGTATTGCTTAAGTATACCAggtatatgacaaaacatgtatttttactgttttaaTTACGTTCTTAAcacgtttataatagcaataagactcCTAGGGGTTTGTGATTACAacccttagtcgtggtatattggccatgtacaACCCCCCCCCTcaagccttattgcttaagtaaaCTACACCTTTTGGTTtttcttatccatattttgttgttgttgtgtctaTACATGTGTAAATGTATCTATTGAAATTATGCccctctttttgtgtgtgtgtgtgtgttcaacagAAGCCAATGAGAAGCTGTGGGAGGGTGGTAAGGTCCCTGCCCCCACCAACATCACCCCCACGATCCACCTCACCATCGATGACTTTGTGTTCCACAAGGTGCTGGGCAAGGGCAGCTTTGGCAAGGTAATGTAAGCCCCAGGCCAACCACTTTGGTACATTTACCCTCACATCACTGACACCCATGCAAACACACTCAATTGCCTTCCCACAAGTGTCACATGCTAATACTGCTTTGTCTAAAAGGTTCCAAGGCACTCTTCAACTGCTGCAAACTAACCTACTTTAGGTGTTTAGTTACTATATGTTATTATCTGTTGTCAGAGTGACATTAGCAACCCAGTGGCCTGCTCTGGTCTGATAGTTGTCCAACATGTGTTTTCTCTCTGGGAGTATGCAGCCTAACAGCATCACATCTCCCGTCTGGCGCTCCAGGTCCTGCTGGCTGAGCTGAAGGGGCGAGGGCAGTACTTTGCTGTGAAGGCCCTGAAGAAAGATGTGGTTCTGATGGATGATGATGTGGAGTGTACCATGGTGGAGAAGAGAGTCCTGGCCCTGGCCTGGGACAACCCCTTCCTCGCACACCTCTACTCCACCTTCCAGACCAGGGTGAGACCCCTCTCCAAAGCTTCGTCTTTTATTATGAGAACTATTTTCCCTCAGACTGATTTGTGTCACTATACTTATCTGTGTAAATGCTAGgattatgtgcgtgtgtgtgtttttccagGAACACCTGTTTTTCGTGATGGAGTACCTGAATGGAGGGGATCTGATGTTCCACATACAAGATAAGGGTCGCTTTGATCTCTACAGAGCCACGTGAGTGACAGACTGCAGTGTTATGTAGACTCTATCTCACCATCCACCAGCCACTAAGTAGTTATGTTACTTTAAAACTCATCCAAGAGGGTTTGATAACAGGTTAAGGACAGACTGTAGGCCTTTCATAATGATGATGCACTCAGAAGTAGTTGGGCCTCTACCATTGTTCTCCCCCAGGTTCTACTCAGCAGAAATCGTAATTGGACTGCAGTTCCTCCATTCCAAAGGAATTATTTACAGGTGAGCTCCATGAACTGCGATGGCCTGATCTTGTCGTGCACATGATTCACCCCTGTATTAATGATTAATATATGAACTTAATTCCCTTTAATCAGGGAGCGAATTGAACCCCTCTCCCCCCTGCCTTAACCCTTCCCTGCTACAGGGACCTGAAGCTGGACAATGTGATGCTGGACAGGGACGGCCACATCAAGATTGCTGACTTTGGGATGTGCAAGGAGAACATGTTTGGAGAGAATCGGGCCACCACTTTCTGTGGGACACCAGACTACATCGCACCAGAGGtttgtgtgactgtctgtgtctaTGCGGGATAAGGATTTGTAGGATTCTGTTGAAGGCAATTTACTCTCTGTCCTGCATTTGTTAGCCTGTGTTTTGATCCTGACTGTAGTTGACTCCTAACATAGTTGACTCTTaacatgtgtctctctgtctgtccatcctcAGATCCTGCTGGGACAGAAGTACACCTTCTCCGTGGACTGGTGGTCGTTTGGCGTGCTGGTGTATGAGATGCTGATTGGCCAGTCGCCATTCCAGGGTGATGACGAGGAAGAGCTCTTTGAGTCCATCAGGATGGACGTGCCTCACTACCCTGGCTGGCTCACCAAGGAGGCCAAGGACCTGCTGGAGAGGGTGAAGCTACTGCTCATTCTCTTCTCTCACTGACCCCCCGACCTCCTTTTCACAATGTTGTATGTCTGTGACAGTTGGTGGCAGATGGGGCTCCACTAGTAAACAATGTAATCTTGCATTCTCCCCTAACATTCATCCACACTaaccatgcacacacagacattcacacgtaaactcagaaaaaaaagaaacgtccctttttcaggaccctgtctttcaaagataatttgtaaaaatccacaaacgattatgttaggtcagagccaagtcacagtaAAACACAGCCATTTATCCAGCCAAAgacaggagtcacaaaaatcagaagtAGAGATCAAATGAaacactaacctttgatgatcttcatcagatgacactcataggacttcatgtaacacaatacatgtatgttttgtttgataaagttcatatttatattaaaaaatctcagtatacattggcgctttatgttcagtagttccaaaaacatccggtgattttgcagagagccacatcaatttacagaaatactcataataaatgttgatgaaaatacaagtgttatgcattgaactttagatacacttcttcttaatgcaacggctgtgtcagatttttaaaaagctttacggaaaaagcaaaccatgcaatctGAGGACTGCGTTCAGTCAccaaacaagccaaaaagatatccgccatattgtgcagtcaacagaagtcagaaataacattataaatattcacttacctttgatgatcttcatcagaatgcactcccatgaatcccagttccacaatagatgtttgttttgttcgataatgtccatcatttatgtccatagagctacttttgttagtgcattttgtaaacaaatccaagCTCACGAAGCAcgttcactaggagcagacgaaatgtcaaaaagttccgttacagtccgtagaaacatgtcaaacaatgtatagaatcaatctttgggatgtttttaacataaatcttcaataatgtttcaacagGAGAACTCCTTTGTCTTCAGATatgcaatggaactcaagctaactctcacgtgaatgagcttgtggcactctgccagaccactgactcaaagagcccttatgagcccctcctttacagtagaagcatcaacAAGGTTCTGAAGACTgtggacatctagtggaagccttaggaagtgcaacatgaccaatatctgtatcttcaatagggaatgagtttcaaaaacgaccaacctcagatttcccacttcctggttggatttttttctcaggtttttacctgccttatgagttctgttatactcacagacatcattcaaacagttttagaaacttcagaatgttttctatcaaatactaataatagtatgcatatattagcaactgggactgagtagcaggcagtttactctgggcaccttattcatccaagctactcaatactgcccccagccataagaagttaagacactaacagcttacatatggtaggcaattaaggtcacagttatgaaaactttgaagactaaagaggcctttctactgactctgaaaaacatacccagggtctctgctcatctgcgtgaatgtgccttaggcatgctgcaaggaggcatgaggactgcagatgtggccagggcaattaATTGCagtgtccgtactgtgagacgcgtAAGACAGCGCTATAGGGAGACAgagcggacagctgatcgtcctcgcattGGCAGGCCACGTGTAACAATAGCTGCAcatgatcggtacatccaaacatcacacctgcgggacaggtacaggatggcaacaacaactgcccgagttacaccagcaatgcacaatccctctatcagtgctcagactgtccgcaataggctgagagaggctggactgtgggcttgtaggcctgttgtaaggcaggtcctcaccagacatcaacggcaacaatgtcgcctatgggcacaaacccaccgtcgctggactagacaggactggcaaaatgtgctcttcactgacgtgtcgcggttttgtctcaccagggttgaTGATCGGATTtgagtttatcgtcgaaggaatgagcattacacccaGGCCTGTACTCGGGATCAATTTTGGAGGTGTaggatccgtcatggtctggggtggtgtgtcacagcatcatcggactgagcttgttgtcattgcaggcaatctcaatgctgtgcgttacagggaaaacatcctcctccctcatgtggtacccttcctgcaggctcatcctgacatgaccctccagcatgacaatgccatcagccacactgctcgttctgtgcgtgatttcctgcaggacaagaatgtcagtgttctgcaatggccagcgaagacccggatctcaatcccattgagcacgtctgcgACCTTttagatcggagggtgagggctaggaccattccccccagaaatgtccgggaacttgcaggtgtaaCTTATCACAGCAACAACTGGCAAATCTGAtgctgtccatgaggaggagatgcactgcagtacttaatgcagctggtggccacaccagatactgattgttactttgattttgaccccccccctttgttcagggacaccttattccatttctgttagtcacatgtctgtggaacttgttcagtttatgtctcagctgTTGAATctggttatgttcatacaaatatttacgcatgtcaagtttgctgaaaataacccagttgacagtgagaggatgtttctttttttgctgagtttagtcaCACCCAGACatacagagaaagacaggcatTGGAATGTCACAACGTTGCCCCTTGGGggaaaaaatgttatttttccatAAATATGCAAACAATGTTGCGATTACAGTATAACCCTCTCGACCCCTCCCATCTACACACTCACAAGCTCAAGctctgcacacatacacaccttaCATCTCAGATGGGATGCCTGTTTCTAAGCTCTTGTGCGTCTCTGTGCTCGATCCCCAGCTGTTTGAACGAGACCCTAGTAACAGACTAGGGGTGGTGGGGAACATCCAAGGACACTCCTTCTTCAAGACCCTCAATTGGCCTGCCCTGGAGAAGAGAGAGCTGGAACCCCCCTTCAAACCTAAAGTGGTACGATCTGGTTCTCTGGCTTTTATGTGGATAGTGAAACTCACACACTGATGCTTTTGATTGGTTTACACAATTGTGAATGACTTGTTTGGAGTTGTGGTGTGAATGTTTCTATTGGTCACTTGTTGAACTGACACCCCTTCTCTGCCGAGCACAGAAAGCGCCCAATGACTGCAGCAACTTTGACCGGGAGTTCCTGCGTGAGAAGCCCCGCCTCTCCCACGCAGACAAGAACCTGATTGACTCTATGGACCAGGCGGCCTTTGCAGGCTTCTCTTTCATCAACCCCAAGATGGAATGCATTATGGACAATTGAAGGCACAACATGATTCCTCCATCTATCCATTATAaacgaaggaaggaaggaaggaaggaaggaaggaaggaaggaaggaaggaaggaaggaaggaaggaaggaaggaaggaaggaaggaaggaaggaaggaaggaaggaaggaaggaaggaaggaaggaaggaagaccaGTATAGCATTTATCACTGTGGTGGGTCCAATCAATAGTGGTGTCTTTCTTTTCCTTGTGATCAAATATTGAATCAATATGAATCAGTCCATATACTGTACTTTATCCCCCAACAACACTTGCACCACCCCATAACTCAGATTGTTGTTTAATATTTTGCATGCTGGGAAGTCGGGGATCAAATGTGGCTCTATTATCCCACCCCTGTGTGCCCCACCTACTGTCTGTCACTCTTTCCTGTCCTGAACATTCACATAAtactttgtgtgtctgtgcgtgtcagCACTCGCTGTGCGTAAATGCATAAATGAATGTGTCTTTGTGAGTGACAGCATGAATGTCTAGTATTTCCCCCTAGCTGTAGCAGCTACTCTGATTTGGAGTCGCATGCTGGTGCCAGTTATGAATTGTCTATAATGAAAAAAAAAGTTTGTACTTTTTCAGGTACAAAATGAAAGGGTGCTGCATACAAAATCTTGTTGTATAATACCCAAGAAACAGGACCAGTAGAGAACGCACAGATGTATGCTGGCATGGATAGTCTCATTCCCCTCTCACCGTGTGGATCTAGCTGCCCATCCACACGGTATAAAACTAAGGGTTTGCAACCAGTACTGCAACTTCCCCACTTTCCTGAACCAACTGCAGCTACTCTGATTAAGACCTGAGTAAGTGTGAACCAGAGTGGAACATCTTTCTGAAGGGAATAAGTTTAATGGTACTACACGGTGTGTCGTTTTGAAGGATATGGGTGTGTTGGGGGGGTATTCCATTGGCAAAAGGATGGATAATTGGGTCTTGTGTTACTTGAAAGTATTGTCAGAGGCATCATGCCCATCGGGGGCACAAGGGCACGTGCCTCCTCACGTTACATTATTTACTAAATATCATTTTTAAGCCaatcattcaaatgtatttataaagcccttttttacatcagccgatgtcacgaagagctatacagaaacccagcctaaaacccccaaacagcaagcaatgcaggtgtagaagcacagtggctaggaagaactccatagaaaggcaggaacctaggaagaaacctaaagagcCCACATATTTTCATCATTATTTATAAAAAAAGATCTGTCAGCTATATGTTGCGGAGGGGCCACAGATTCTGGTACAGTAAGTGGCTCCTTCCAAGGTGCATCGCGGACCAAAGATATGCGTGCAGAGAGTATtgtcagtggaggaggagagtaatggagtgaaTCACAGTTGATTTTTACTGCCGGTTATCGGCAGGTCTCACAGGAGCTATGTATGAAACTAATTTTGATCACGCTATGTAGCCAATTGATTCATTCTTGATAAGTAAATAAAACACATGTTtggttgtttctctgtaatactagccacctagcaattttatgaagttgaCTTTAGCTACAGTGCCCtttgtaattattgggacagtgaagcgTGTTTTATTATGAATAGTTTCCTAATCTCCCAGCCTCATAAATAGATTCCCAGCCATTTCTGGCTATCAgtcaagttagagtagcttgtctaactatcttagctggcatgtcTGCTGGCAAGGTTGCTAGACTTTAGAAAATACAAAAATAGCTTTAATTCTTGGGTTATGAGACTATATACCAGTGTGGCAGTTTGTACTAAACTCTTAAAATATAAAAGTTCTTAAAGAATCAATGTGCATCATTAATTAAAATTACAATTAAACCGGTTAGGGGTATGGTTAAATAACTTATGCAgaaaaatataatatatttacATAGAATTAGGCATAACAATTAttgctctagattgcaggaaaaagctgtttcaggtgtttgaaaaatgctaaACTCTCCAACTTGTCAGAATTCTCAGAATTCCCACCATGCATCTTCATGTACTATATCACCCCTCTAAAAATAATGGGTGCATGAGGCCCCTGGTATtgtaacaataaaataataatatgctGGATATGAAATGAAAATGTTGATTGCCCTAAACAGACACTTTATAAATATTGTATGTACTTTTTTACTGTCTTCATATTTTACATCTGATtataaataaacacatttttatttatggTGATGTGTTTTCCATTACGTTTTGATTGCCTCTGTATTTGCAAAATGTGACACTTTCTCAAATGTGTTGTCACAACTTTGCTCCTCAAGAGACACATTCACAGCAAGATGATCTTTTGACCATCGCTGGgcttgatttaatttgatttattaggatcacCATTAGCTGATACCAATGGCTAGTCTTAAAGGGGTCTGACATATAACaaaaaaacacattacagaccAAATACAACTTACGAGCAAGATGGTGGTCAATGCAGATAAGTTGTTTTAGTAGCTGAAGGAATAGTTGGATTTCCTTACCCAAATATGACTATTTGGTCATTTCTACGGTCAAACACCGTATGAATATGGTTTCGTTTACGACAACACTAGATAGCTAGCTCAAAATCTAATTTGTCGAACGTACGTGGACACTTCCAgaaccaaaataaaataaatggaaaGATCGTCAGATGGACAATTAACCACAAAAGATGGTGTGATTTTGGGTACTCCTCTTCAGAATGTAACTGTGGGGGGAAATACTGCAATGGGTGATGAAAATGTGGTGAGCACGGACAACAATGCTCACAACTCGCGCCCCTCCAGTCCACAGCTCAGGCCGTTCGTTACCTTACGACCCCGGCACTCCAGTCAAGCCACAGGGGAAAAAGATGAGGCCAAGAGGTTTTGTTACTTCTTGAGATGCAAAACAATATTGTAATGCTTTTGACAGCAAAGATAGATGAAAAGGCAAATGGCTTGGAGGACATGGTGAGGGAGAATACGATGAAAATTGAGGCCATGAAAAAATCTGACTTTATCTTTCAAGAAGTGAAAACCCTCAAAAGTGACATGAAAATGTTAAGAATGTGGCTGATCTCGAGCAAAAGGTGAATGAGGCAGAGAGATATCAGAGCAGTTGGGTGAGGACATCAAATgcagagttgttgacatctgtggagctgtcaTTCCTGAATCAAAAGCCAAACTTCAGGAAAGTGTAGACATCGTTCATTGTTTGGGAAGAGTCAATGATCAAGATGAGACCAAGGACAACCATCATCCGGTTCACCAACAGATCTACACAGGATCTTCTCTGGAGGCGAGCGAAGAATTGGGAATTCCTCATCAAGCCAAAATTGAGGTTCACAGAGGATCTGACCTCAGCAGACAAAGTGACAAGAGAGAAACTGTGGATGATGGTGGCTGCAGCTCGAAAGGCACAGAAAACTGATTTTTTTTTGGTGCAAGAGTGATCATCTATGGGAAAGAAATGCAGCCAAATCAGAACATTTGAGAGAGCGACAGAATCTAACTCGGACAGAACTGTCAGACCAAAAAGCTGTCTAAGTGCCAGGTGAAAAGCAGCCTTCAATTATTAAAAAATGTACACAAACACTTGAATGAAAAAGGCTGACCTGAGAACTGGTAAACTAAACACTAACTCTAGGTGAATAACTGCTTATTGTAAAGTCTACACAATGTCTCCCCCTTGTGGGAGTAAGAATACTTTGGTAACTTTATGACCagtatttgtttgtttttgttggaGTGGTTAATAATGGGATGGAAATCCATTTGAGTTATGTATCCTTAGAAAAAGCCCATATTAGCATAACAAGGTTGTTGGTTGAAGTTTGTCTTTATCTCTTTGTTCAATTAATGTCAGGGGTGTTTGTAATTTACTCAAACGTAAGGCTATTTTCTTGTATTGCAAACGGTTTAAGGCAGACTTTTACTTTCTTCAAGAGACTCATGCTTGTTCTTCCACTCTATCTTTTAGGAAAAATCAATGGGTAACAATATCTGGTTATCATATGGCATATGGTTTACTATATggtttactacatgattgcatgtgttatttcatagtttcgatgtcttcactattcacTATATGAATAatacttcactattattctacaatgtaggaaatagtccaaataaagaaaaaccctcaaCTAAGTAGGTgcgtccaaacctttgactggtactgtacattttctcaacaggttatggtcaataatatcaaaggctgcacacaatcttatcaatttctttcaaccaatcatcagtcatttgtgtcagtgcagtacatgtcgagtgcccttctctataagcatgctgaaagtctgttgttcatttgtttacggagaagtacagtggcttgcaaaagcaTTTTCGCTGTTTTGTTGCCTTActacctggaattaaaatatattttttggggggggggggttgtgtcatttgatttaaacaacatgcctaccactttgaagatgcaaaataaaaaaattgtgaaacaaacaagaaataacacataaaaacagcgtgcataactattcaccccccaaagtcaatactttctagagccaccttttgcagcaattacagctgcaagtctcttggggtatgtctctataagcttggcacatctagccactgggatttttgcctattcttcaaggcaaaactgctccagctcctttaaGTTGGATGTgttttctgctggtgtacagaaatatttaagtcataccacagattctcaatagGAGTGAGgtatgggctttgactaggccattccaagacatttaaatgtttccccttaaagcactcgagtgttgctttagcagtatgcttagggtcattgtcctgctggaaggtgaacctccatcccagtctcaaatctctggaagactgaaacaggtttccctcaaggatTTCCCTGTATTTACCGCCATCCAAATGTGTTTTCTTatatttttctttaagcaatggcttttttctggccactcttccgtaaagcccagctctgtggaatgtactgcttaaagtggtcctatggacagatactccaatctctgctgtggagctttgcagctccttcagggttatctttggtctctttattGCCTTTTATTATTGCCCTCCTTGCCtgatccatgagttttggtgggcgggccttctcttggcaggtttgttgtggtgccatattctttccgttttttaataatggatttaatggtgctccgtgggaagttcaaagtttctgatatgttttttttaaacccaaccctgatctgtacttcacaactttgtccctgacctgtttggagagctccttggtcttcatggtgccgcttgcttagtggtgttgcagaatctggggtctttcagaacaggtgtatatatactgagatcatgtgacagatcatgtgacacttagattgcacacagatggactttatttaactaattgtgACTTCTGaaagtaattggttgcaccagatatcttggcaaaggagaaaatcccactaacagggatgtaaacaaatttgtacacaaaatttgagagaaaaaagctttttgtgcgtatggaaaatgtctgggatcttttatttcggcgcatgaaacatgggacctacactttacatgttattttCCAATTTGATTAATTTATCAAAACTCTGAATAGAATAGGAATGGAGTCATAGGTCttctcaggctggttataggcagACTATCACTCGACCTGTACCATAGCCCATAAATCCCATCTATTTTATTTAAAAAGGactgaagagagaaacagatgatttGGTTACATTTCAACATATTTATTAGTATAACCAAAGTACAGtaacaaattaaatcaaattgccTAGTACACACCAAATCAAAAGGCTATTGTACAGAAAAATATGGACAGTCACAAATCAAATTCAGAACCGCTGGACAGCAACATAATAAACTAATGCACTGATGATTGGGAATGAGATGAGAATGACTGCTAAGGCTTAATCGATTAATTAAATACTAAACAATCCATATTTTCTAATTAAAAGGCCTGATTAACGTGACATCAATAACGCAGCCACATCCCGAGTTCCTGGTGCCGAGACATTCAGAAACGTAAAGAATAGTTTAGAATTTAGTTTAAAAGCTCTGATGAAGTCCAAGAGAACAAACACTTTATGAGAAAATAGAAATCCACTTTgggtaaaacaaatcaaaataatttTCTTCTCAAAGATGTAGCCTATACTCGTGATAAGTTTAAGGAGAACAAAAAAGACTTAGCCTCCATTTGAACAACACtgccgaagcttctctattcggAATCTTCCCAATGAAGTGGCCTAGCTGTTGTTTAGCTACTTGAAGAGAACTCGGGCCTATCACTCGCAGCCCAGCTCTTCCAACGCATTGTGGAAAAGTGTGCATCGAATTCTACTAAATGAAGAACCAAAATTAGTATAACATCCTGACATTTAAACCATATTCGATTTTAGAATACTCAGATACTATGATACATTCTATTTTtgcatactgagaatgtgtcatGCGCGATTGTGTTGTTTCACAGCTATTAGTTGATTTCAGTAGCGCGTCCCCATCTAATAGATCAGCTTTTGTCAAAGCCGAAATAAGTATGACATCCGGGCATTTAAAGTTCAACGTATTTTGGGGGACAATCATTTCCTCTTCCGGGCTAGATGGTCATCATATTGTACAATTTTTGTCTCCCCTTTTCGTATGGCTAGATTAGAAGGAGTAGGCTGCAATTTCTTCAGCGGAGTAGGCTACTAATTTGTGTCATATTAAAAATGATGTTGGTTATGTCTCCAGTCATATAAAGTGTAATAGAATTGCATGAACTATGTTTATAAAAGGTCACATTTTCCCTGTGCAAAAACAGAACAAATGTCTCTGATTAGGCCTACCCTGTCATCACTATGCACTCGGGCATGCAGTGTTCAGAACTGTCTGTTTAGCTGACCCCCAGAATCACCTGCTAGGTTTCCTCCTCTGGCTTTGGGCTAAGCCCCCAATGTCATCAAATTTGAGTTGTATTATT includes these proteins:
- the LOC124031434 gene encoding protein kinase C delta type-like isoform X1; translated protein: MEPFLRIAFNAFDVGVLPPSTNDPFCAIKMKESLSTERGKTLVQKKPTMYPAWKSCFDAHIYEGRVLQVILMKTTEEPLAEATVGVSVLAERCKKGNGCAEFWVDLQPSGKVQMAIQFFTQDTDTTAAFKSTVKMREVEDEPKTLNRRRAIKQPKVHFIKNHEFTATFFGQPTFCSVCREFVWGLNKQGYKCRQCNAAIHKKCIDKIIGRCTGTAENSRDTVFQKERFKIDMPHRFKSHNYMSPTFCDHCGSMLWGMVKQGIKCQDCSMNIHHKCQKKVGNLCGINQKLLSEALNQVSQKSISRSESNKSESTDVGIYQDFNKSPGADPSEANEKLWEGGKVPAPTNITPTIHLTIDDFVFHKVLGKGSFGKVLLAELKGRGQYFAVKALKKDVVLMDDDVECTMVEKRVLALAWDNPFLAHLYSTFQTREHLFFVMEYLNGGDLMFHIQDKGRFDLYRATFYSAEIVIGLQFLHSKGIIYRDLKLDNVMLDRDGHIKIADFGMCKENMFGENRATTFCGTPDYIAPEILLGQKYTFSVDWWSFGVLVYEMLIGQSPFQGDDEEELFESIRMDVPHYPGWLTKEAKDLLERLFERDPSNRLGVVGNIQGHSFFKTLNWPALEKRELEPPFKPKVKAPNDCSNFDREFLREKPRLSHADKNLIDSMDQAAFAGFSFINPKMECIMDN
- the LOC124031434 gene encoding protein kinase C delta type-like isoform X2 → MEPFLRIAFNAFDVGVLPPSTNDPFCAIKMKESLSTERGKTLVQKKPTMYPAWKSCFDAHIYEGRVLQVILMKTTEEPLAEATVGVSVLAERCKKGNGCAEFWVDLQPSGKVQMAIQFFTQDTDTTAFKSTVKMREVEDEPKTLNRRRAIKQPKVHFIKNHEFTATFFGQPTFCSVCREFVWGLNKQGYKCRQCNAAIHKKCIDKIIGRCTGTAENSRDTVFQKERFKIDMPHRFKSHNYMSPTFCDHCGSMLWGMVKQGIKCQDCSMNIHHKCQKKVGNLCGINQKLLSEALNQVSQKSISRSESNKSESTDVGIYQDFNKSPGADPSEANEKLWEGGKVPAPTNITPTIHLTIDDFVFHKVLGKGSFGKVLLAELKGRGQYFAVKALKKDVVLMDDDVECTMVEKRVLALAWDNPFLAHLYSTFQTREHLFFVMEYLNGGDLMFHIQDKGRFDLYRATFYSAEIVIGLQFLHSKGIIYRDLKLDNVMLDRDGHIKIADFGMCKENMFGENRATTFCGTPDYIAPEILLGQKYTFSVDWWSFGVLVYEMLIGQSPFQGDDEEELFESIRMDVPHYPGWLTKEAKDLLERLFERDPSNRLGVVGNIQGHSFFKTLNWPALEKRELEPPFKPKVKAPNDCSNFDREFLREKPRLSHADKNLIDSMDQAAFAGFSFINPKMECIMDN
- the LOC124031434 gene encoding protein kinase C delta type-like isoform X3, with the protein product MEPFLRIAFNAFDVGVLPPSTNDPFCAIKMKESLSTERGKTLVQKKPTMYPAWKSCFDAHIYEGRVLQVILMKTTEEPLAEATVGVSVLAERSAFKSTVKMREVEDEPKTLNRRRAIKQPKVHFIKNHEFTATFFGQPTFCSVCREFVWGLNKQGYKCRQCNAAIHKKCIDKIIGRCTGTAENSRDTVFQKERFKIDMPHRFKSHNYMSPTFCDHCGSMLWGMVKQGIKCQDCSMNIHHKCQKKVGNLCGINQKLLSEALNQVSQKSISRSESNKSESTDVGIYQDFNKSPGADPSEANEKLWEGGKVPAPTNITPTIHLTIDDFVFHKVLGKGSFGKVLLAELKGRGQYFAVKALKKDVVLMDDDVECTMVEKRVLALAWDNPFLAHLYSTFQTREHLFFVMEYLNGGDLMFHIQDKGRFDLYRATFYSAEIVIGLQFLHSKGIIYRDLKLDNVMLDRDGHIKIADFGMCKENMFGENRATTFCGTPDYIAPEILLGQKYTFSVDWWSFGVLVYEMLIGQSPFQGDDEEELFESIRMDVPHYPGWLTKEAKDLLERLFERDPSNRLGVVGNIQGHSFFKTLNWPALEKRELEPPFKPKVKAPNDCSNFDREFLREKPRLSHADKNLIDSMDQAAFAGFSFINPKMECIMDN